A stretch of the Ostrea edulis chromosome 9, xbOstEdul1.1, whole genome shotgun sequence genome encodes the following:
- the LOC125657837 gene encoding putative tRNA (cytidine(32)/guanosine(34)-2'-O)-methyltransferase produces the protein MGKSSKDKRDVYYRLAKEEGWRARSAFKLLQINEDFNLFEGVKKVVDLCAAPGSWSQVLARKLRGGDSKNDDTKIVAVDLQAMAPIPGVIQLQGDITKKSTAQEIISHFEGEKADLVVCDGAPDVTGLHDIDEYIQAQLLLAALNITTHVLRTGGTFVAKIFRGKDVTLLYSQLRIFFPLVSIFKPRSSRNSSIEAFVVCQNFSPPEGYIPNMSNPLLDHKYDTDYNNLEGPNRVIVPFLACGDLSGFDSDRTYPLNLEPGKDYVYHPPTQTPIRPPYEEACQLRKTDQLAKVSEQKEELCTTTKSPADLLPDCFDEGVDTDQSEQVLEDLTELTIG, from the coding sequence ATGGGAAAGTCAAGTAAAGATAAACGGGATGTTTATTACAGATTGGCTAAAGAGGAAGGATGGAGGGCAAGAAGTGCGTTCAAACTTTTGCAGATAAACGAAGATTTTAACTTGTTTGAAGGAGTGAAAAAAGTTGTAGATTTGTGTGCAGCTCCTGGGAGTTGGAGTCAAGTGCTAGCAAGAAAGTTAAGAGGAGGTGACAGCAAAAATGATGATACAAAGATAGTTGCTGTTGACTTACAAGCAATGGCTCCGATCCCAGGGGTGATCCAACTGCAAGGTGATATAACGAAGAAATCAACTGCACAGGAGATAATTTCTCACTTCGAAGGCGAGAAGGCGGATCTAGTGGTGTGTGATGGGGCACCTGATGTGACAGGTTTACACGACATTGATGAATACATTCAAGCTCAGTTACTGCTAGCTGCTTTGAACATAACCACACATGTGCTACGCACTGGTGGGACATTTGTCGCAAAAATATTCCGAGGAAAAGACGTCACTCTGTTGTATTCTCAGCTTAGAATATTTTTCCCACTTGTTTCCATATTCAAGCCCCGTAGTAGCAGGAACTCGAGCATTGAGGCATTTGTTGTGTGTCAAAATTTTTCTCCACCAGAAGGATATATTCCCAATATGTCAAATCCTTTACTTGATCACAAATATGATACTGATTACAACAACCTTGAAGGACCCAATCGAGTAATCGTTCCTTTTCTTGCATGTGGAGATTTGAGTGGATTTGATTCAGACCGAACTTATCCTCTGAATCTAGAGCCAGGAAAGGACTATGTGTACCATCCTCCTACTCAAACGCCAATCAGGCCCCCATATGAAGAGGCTTGTCAACTTCGGAAGACAGATCAACTGGCTAAAGTTTCAGAACAAAAAGAGGAATTGTGTACTACCACTAAATCTCCTGCAGACTTGCTACCAGATTGTTTCGATGAAGGTGTTGACACTGATCAATCTGAACAAGTTCTAGAAGATTTAACAGAACTCACAATTGGATAA